A genome region from Methanofollis sp. includes the following:
- a CDS encoding ATP-binding protein: protein MSCAESRDDVIRLMEYLLTAEVYNKNPQLDMEDLPPQCRSLFLPSPEAAEIKRPLVITDALLKRAPGTTDETVKMLLKNPFVDFDTLNLHYHITDLKAGAEWFAGHGGKEQVAKNPALAFYIGNFDSLNLRYEDVRAKNPRFSDSRLSLDRRVAQLTDKDEHFKEALELVIVSAPEEIEQQMDGIVCTDAQKEVIARIGTVIENRDFLRDHNISEVGKLLFVGPPGTGKTSLALAICHDLHMPVLEVRLSMVTSQYLGETSKNIDRIFEIAKALSPCILFIDEFDFVAKSRVSDDHGAMKRAVNMLLKNIDKISLVKNGVVMIGATNHPQLLDQAAWRRFDEVVEFSLPDQAMRASILATFARSLDCDCDCDLPGVAARTEGFSGADLKMMLKEAVLNALMDKRRTISQNDLECGLLTVENRNLIRNCSWG from the coding sequence ATGTCGTGCGCAGAGAGCAGAGACGATGTCATCCGGCTGATGGAATATCTCCTGACGGCTGAGGTGTATAACAAGAACCCCCAGCTGGACATGGAAGACCTCCCTCCCCAGTGCCGGTCCCTCTTCCTCCCCTCCCCGGAAGCGGCTGAAATCAAGCGTCCTCTCGTCATCACCGACGCCCTCCTCAAAAGGGCGCCCGGGACGACCGACGAGACGGTTAAAATGCTTCTCAAAAACCCCTTCGTAGATTTTGACACCCTCAACCTTCACTATCATATCACCGACCTCAAGGCCGGGGCCGAATGGTTCGCCGGTCATGGCGGAAAGGAGCAGGTGGCGAAGAACCCGGCGCTCGCCTTCTATATAGGAAACTTCGATTCCCTCAACCTCAGGTACGAGGACGTGCGGGCGAAAAACCCCCGGTTCTCCGACTCCCGCCTCTCCCTTGACCGGCGGGTTGCACAATTGACCGATAAAGACGAGCATTTCAAAGAGGCGCTGGAACTCGTCATCGTCAGCGCCCCCGAAGAGATCGAGCAGCAGATGGACGGTATCGTCTGCACCGACGCGCAGAAGGAGGTGATCGCCAGGATAGGGACGGTGATCGAGAACCGCGATTTCCTCCGCGACCACAACATCTCCGAGGTCGGCAAACTCCTCTTCGTCGGCCCGCCAGGCACGGGCAAGACCTCCCTCGCCCTTGCCATCTGCCACGACCTCCACATGCCGGTGCTCGAGGTCCGCCTCTCCATGGTCACCTCCCAGTACCTTGGCGAGACCTCGAAGAATATCGACAGGATCTTCGAGATCGCAAAGGCCCTCTCCCCCTGCATCCTCTTTATCGATGAGTTCGACTTTGTCGCGAAGAGTCGGGTCTCCGACGACCACGGGGCGATGAAGCGGGCCGTCAACATGCTCCTGAAAAACATCGACAAGATCAGCCTGGTCAAAAATGGCGTGGTCATGATCGGGGCGACGAACCACCCGCAGCTCCTTGACCAGGCCGCATGGCGGCGTTTCGATGAGGTCGTCGAGTTCTCTCTCCCTGACCAGGCGATGCGGGCATCTATCCTGGCGACCTTCGCCCGCTCCCTCGACTGCGACTGCGACTGCGACCTCCCCGGTGTCGCGGCGCGGACAGAGGGCTTTTCGGGCGCCGACCTGAAGATGATGCTGAAAGAAGCGGTTCTGAACGCCCTGATGGATAAGCGGCGGACAATTTCCCAGAACGATCTCGAGTGCGGCCTCCTGACGGTGGAGAACCGCAACCTGATCCGGAACTGCTCGTGGGGATAG
- a CDS encoding APC family permease: MERGGQLKRALGLPEVTLSGVGIILGAGIYALMGEAAGLAGNAVWVAFGISAVMAACTGLAYAELSSMFPRASAEYAYVGRAFGQTTAFLVGWLILASGVLSAATVALGFGGYISSLAGIPAVPAALLLIAGLAAIGVYGIRETALFAIAMTLIEAGGIVFVIVIGIPYLGSVDYFAMPKGLPGVFQASALVFFAYMGFEEMVKLAEETREPERTIPRALLLALAAAVVLYMLVTVSAVSVLGWEGLAATPAPFAAIADVALGGSAALIISLVALCATANTSLLLIVATSRLAWGMAGDGALPAPLAQVHPAFGTPWAAVAVAAAIAAAFTLTGEIAYVANATNFALFLTFALINATVVVLRLREPDFTRPFRVPLAVRGVPIVPLLGILFSFFLLLQIEAEIVLLGLGILFVGWGVSRVYRGGGE; the protein is encoded by the coding sequence ATGGAGAGAGGCGGGCAGCTGAAGCGGGCCCTCGGTCTCCCTGAGGTCACCCTCTCGGGGGTCGGGATCATCCTCGGTGCCGGCATCTATGCCCTGATGGGGGAGGCGGCCGGCCTTGCCGGGAATGCTGTCTGGGTCGCCTTCGGGATCTCAGCGGTGATGGCGGCATGCACCGGGCTTGCCTATGCCGAGCTCTCCTCGATGTTTCCGCGGGCGTCGGCAGAGTACGCCTATGTGGGCCGGGCCTTCGGGCAGACGACCGCCTTCCTTGTCGGCTGGCTCATCCTGGCCTCGGGTGTCCTCTCCGCGGCGACGGTCGCCCTGGGCTTCGGTGGATACATCTCCAGCCTCGCGGGCATACCGGCCGTCCCGGCCGCCCTGCTCCTCATCGCAGGGCTTGCGGCGATCGGGGTGTACGGGATCAGGGAGACGGCCCTCTTTGCGATCGCGATGACCCTCATCGAGGCCGGGGGGATCGTTTTCGTGATCGTCATCGGCATCCCGTACCTCGGGTCTGTAGACTATTTCGCGATGCCAAAGGGTCTACCCGGGGTATTCCAGGCCTCTGCCCTGGTCTTTTTCGCGTACATGGGGTTCGAGGAGATGGTGAAGCTTGCCGAGGAGACGAGGGAGCCGGAAAGGACGATCCCGCGGGCCCTTCTCCTCGCCCTTGCCGCGGCTGTGGTGCTGTACATGCTCGTGACGGTGAGCGCGGTCTCAGTCCTCGGCTGGGAGGGGCTTGCGGCCACGCCCGCACCTTTTGCCGCGATCGCGGATGTGGCCCTCGGCGGGAGCGCTGCTCTCATCATCTCCCTTGTAGCCCTCTGTGCGACCGCGAACACCTCTCTCCTCCTCATCGTCGCCACGTCGCGCCTCGCCTGGGGGATGGCCGGCGACGGGGCCCTGCCGGCCCCCCTTGCACAGGTGCACCCGGCCTTCGGGACGCCGTGGGCGGCGGTCGCGGTCGCCGCCGCCATTGCCGCGGCATTCACCCTCACCGGCGAGATCGCGTATGTGGCGAACGCGACGAACTTCGCCCTCTTCCTCACCTTCGCCCTGATCAACGCGACAGTGGTCGTCCTCCGCCTGCGGGAGCCCGATTTCACCCGTCCCTTCCGGGTTCCCCTCGCGGTGCGGGGGGTGCCGATTGTGCCTCTCCTCGGCATCCTCTTCTCCTTCTTTCTTCTCCTCCAGATCGAGGCAGAGATCGTCCTTCTCGGCCTCGGCATCCTTTTCGTGGGGTGGGGGGTGTCGCGGGTGTACAGGGGAGGGGGAGAATAA
- a CDS encoding MBL fold metallo-hydrolase: MKVTLLGTGDAIGTPKIGCSCPVCTGASRAGRQRLRAAVLVEIGEKHILVDTGPDLRAQLIAAGSPHIDAVIWTHGHYDHFMGYGEFYRVQRVPPVYAAAPTLDYAGSVFSFLSLEEHTVEPYRPFDLFGAEVTLLAVDHPPMPTYGVRIEHDGAVLALTSDTNDRMPAATKEALAGADLLVLDAIVPPGYTITKHMNYADALKMVEELRPKDFRCTHASHLIPWDTPHLAMDGETFEL, encoded by the coding sequence ATGAAGGTCACGCTGCTCGGGACCGGGGACGCCATCGGGACACCGAAGATCGGGTGTTCGTGCCCGGTCTGCACCGGGGCCAGCCGCGCCGGCCGGCAGCGCCTGAGAGCGGCCGTCCTCGTGGAGATCGGGGAGAAGCACATTCTGGTGGACACCGGCCCCGATCTCAGAGCCCAGCTCATCGCCGCCGGTTCGCCGCACATCGACGCCGTGATCTGGACCCACGGCCACTACGACCACTTCATGGGCTACGGCGAGTTCTACCGGGTGCAGAGGGTGCCGCCGGTCTATGCCGCCGCCCCGACCCTTGACTATGCGGGCTCGGTCTTCTCTTTTCTCTCTCTCGAAGAGCACACCGTCGAACCGTACCGCCCCTTCGACCTCTTCGGTGCGGAGGTCACCCTCCTGGCGGTGGATCACCCGCCGATGCCGACCTATGGCGTCCGCATCGAGCATGACGGTGCGGTGCTCGCCCTCACCTCAGACACGAACGACCGCATGCCGGCGGCGACGAAAGAGGCCCTTGCAGGCGCCGACCTCCTGGTCCTCGACGCCATCGTCCCGCCGGGGTACACCATCACCAAGCACATGAACTATGCCGACGCCCTGAAGATGGTGGAAGAACTCAGGCCAAAGGACTTCCGCTGCACCCACGCCTCTCACCTCATCCCCTGGGACACTCCCCACCTTGCGATGGACGGCGAGACTTTCGAGTTGTGA